A stretch of Desulfuromonas acetexigens DNA encodes these proteins:
- a CDS encoding YeeE/YedE thiosulfate transporter family protein, with translation MLTTIHGNKPLQLAAGLGIGFLFGFLLQKGNVTEYDVIVGQLLFQDFTVIKIMVTAMITGMIGVHLLRDLGLAQLHPKPGSLGMTLVGGLIFGVGFAVLGYCPGTIAAAVAQGKLDALIGGLAGILIGAGLYAHAFPWVSRVMLPKGDFGPLTFPELFKVNHWRVILPLAVVLILLLAVLEWAGL, from the coding sequence ATGCTGACAACCATCCACGGCAACAAGCCCCTGCAACTGGCCGCCGGTCTGGGCATCGGCTTTCTCTTCGGCTTTCTGCTGCAGAAAGGCAATGTCACCGAATACGACGTGATCGTCGGCCAACTGCTCTTTCAGGACTTCACCGTCATCAAGATCATGGTCACCGCCATGATCACCGGCATGATCGGCGTTCATCTGCTGCGGGATCTCGGTCTGGCCCAGCTTCACCCCAAACCCGGTTCCCTGGGGATGACCCTGGTCGGCGGGCTGATCTTCGGCGTCGGCTTTGCCGTGCTCGGCTACTGTCCCGGCACCATCGCCGCCGCCGTTGCCCAGGGCAAGCTCGACGCCCTCATCGGCGGGCTGGCAGGGATTCTCATCGGTGCCGGCCTCTATGCCCACGCCTTCCCCTGGGTTTCCCGGGTGATGCTGCCCAAGGGTGATTTCGGCCCGCTGACCTTCCCCGAATTATTCAAGGTGAATCACTGGCGGGTCATCCTTCCTCTGGCCGTCGTCCTCATCCTGCTGCTCGCCGTGCTGGAATGGGCCGGACTCTGA